One window from the genome of Bdellovibrio sp. NC01 encodes:
- a CDS encoding fumarate reductase/succinate dehydrogenase flavoprotein subunit, producing the protein MAHKLDSKAPTGPIESAWEKTKFDYKLVNPANKRKHSVIVVGTGLAGASAAASLGELGYKVKAFCVHESPRRAHSVAAQGGINAAKNYQNDGDSTYRLFYDTVKGGDFRAREANVYRLAEVSANIIDQMVAQGVPFAREYGGTLANRSFGGAQVSRTFYARGQTGQQLLLGAYSEMMRQVDAGTVELRYRREMLDLVIVDGKARGIIVRNLLTGEIESHEADAVVIASGGYSNVFFLSTNAMNCAVTAAWKAHKRGAYFANPCYTQIHPTCIPVHGENQSKLTLMSESLRNDGRVWVPKAVGDKRHPNDIPENERDYYLERVYPSFGNLAPRDVASRQAKYRCDEGRGVNESGKAVYLDFADAIKRLGEDKISERYGNLFEMYDKITGQNPYKQPMMIYPAPHYTMGGLWVDYNLESTIPGLFVAGEANFSDHGANRLGASALMQGLADGYFVLPYTLGNYLGGTKLEKVSTTHDAFKSAEHGVKSEISKLMNIKGSRTVDSFHKELGNIMWEYCGMGRNEAGLKKALQEIPKIKEEFWQNVRIPGDANYLNVELEKAGRVADFLELGELMCRDALERNESCGGHFREEYQVDGEAKRDDANFCHVAAWEYTGDNKPEVRHKEELTFENVHLATRSYK; encoded by the coding sequence ATGGCACACAAATTAGATAGCAAAGCTCCAACGGGCCCTATTGAGTCAGCATGGGAAAAAACAAAGTTTGATTATAAACTTGTGAACCCTGCGAATAAACGTAAACACTCTGTGATCGTTGTGGGTACTGGTCTTGCCGGTGCTTCTGCAGCCGCTTCATTGGGTGAACTTGGTTATAAAGTAAAAGCATTCTGCGTGCATGAATCTCCACGTCGTGCTCACTCTGTGGCAGCACAAGGTGGTATCAATGCCGCGAAGAACTACCAAAATGACGGCGACTCTACTTACCGTCTTTTCTATGACACTGTAAAAGGCGGAGACTTCCGCGCACGTGAAGCAAACGTTTATCGTTTGGCTGAAGTATCAGCGAACATCATCGACCAAATGGTTGCGCAAGGTGTTCCGTTCGCACGTGAATACGGTGGTACATTGGCGAACCGTTCATTCGGTGGTGCGCAAGTATCTCGTACATTCTATGCTCGCGGTCAAACAGGTCAGCAGCTTCTTCTTGGTGCTTACTCTGAAATGATGAGACAAGTTGATGCTGGTACAGTTGAACTTCGTTACCGTCGCGAGATGCTTGACCTTGTGATCGTAGATGGTAAAGCTCGCGGTATCATCGTTCGTAACTTGTTAACTGGTGAAATCGAATCACACGAAGCTGATGCAGTTGTTATCGCTTCTGGCGGTTACTCAAACGTATTCTTCCTTTCAACAAATGCGATGAACTGTGCAGTAACAGCGGCGTGGAAAGCTCACAAACGTGGCGCTTACTTCGCAAATCCTTGTTACACACAAATCCATCCAACGTGCATCCCTGTTCACGGCGAGAATCAATCAAAACTAACTTTGATGTCAGAGTCTCTTCGTAATGACGGTCGCGTATGGGTTCCTAAAGCGGTTGGTGATAAACGTCATCCAAACGATATCCCTGAAAACGAACGCGATTACTACTTGGAGCGCGTATACCCTTCATTCGGTAACTTGGCTCCTCGTGACGTGGCTTCTCGTCAAGCGAAGTATCGTTGTGATGAAGGCCGCGGTGTGAATGAATCAGGTAAAGCAGTTTACTTGGATTTCGCAGACGCGATTAAACGTTTGGGTGAAGATAAAATCTCTGAACGTTACGGCAACTTGTTTGAAATGTATGACAAAATCACAGGTCAAAATCCGTACAAACAGCCGATGATGATCTACCCTGCTCCTCACTACACAATGGGTGGCTTGTGGGTTGACTACAACTTGGAATCAACAATTCCAGGCTTGTTCGTTGCGGGTGAAGCAAACTTCTCTGACCACGGTGCGAATCGTCTTGGTGCTTCGGCATTGATGCAAGGTTTGGCTGATGGTTACTTCGTTCTTCCATACACATTGGGTAACTACCTTGGTGGAACTAAGCTTGAGAAAGTTTCTACAACTCACGATGCATTCAAATCCGCTGAACACGGCGTGAAATCAGAAATTTCTAAATTGATGAACATCAAAGGTTCTCGCACAGTTGATAGCTTCCACAAAGAGCTTGGCAACATCATGTGGGAATACTGTGGTATGGGACGTAACGAAGCTGGCTTGAAAAAAGCTCTTCAAGAAATTCCAAAAATCAAAGAAGAGTTCTGGCAAAACGTGCGTATCCCTGGTGATGCAAACTACTTGAACGTTGAGCTTGAAAAAGCCGGCCGTGTTGCTGACTTCTTAGAGCTTGGCGAATTGATGTGTCGTGATGCTCTAGAGCGTAACGAATCTTGTGGTGGTCACTTCCGTGAAGAATACCAAGTTGATGGCGAAGCGAAGCGTGATGATGCTAACTTCTGTCACGTAGCTGCTTGGGAATACACTGGCGACAACAAACCAGAAGTACGTCACAAAGAAGAACTGACTTTCGAAAACGTTCACCTAGCAACTCGTAGCTATAAATAA
- a CDS encoding succinate dehydrogenase/fumarate reductase iron-sulfur subunit has translation MSGKHINLTLKVWRQKGPKDDGKLVEYQAKNVSEDASFLEMLDAVNEELVSKGDEPIAFDHDCREGICGACGFVIDGEAHGPMKSTTVCQLHMRNFNDGAVLTIEPFRAQAFPVIKDLMVNRSAFDRIISAGGYISANVGNAVDANANLVPKADADEAMSSATCIGCGACVAACKNASAALFTSAKISHMALLPQGQVERKDRALRMVAQMDAEGFGACTTTGACEAACPKEIQLTNISRMNREFFAASATKRPKHKDGGAG, from the coding sequence ATGAGTGGAAAACATATCAATCTGACTTTGAAAGTTTGGAGACAAAAAGGTCCTAAGGACGATGGTAAATTGGTTGAATACCAAGCCAAAAATGTTTCTGAAGATGCTTCATTCCTTGAGATGCTTGATGCTGTGAACGAAGAGCTTGTTTCTAAAGGTGACGAGCCTATCGCATTCGACCATGACTGCCGCGAAGGTATTTGTGGTGCGTGCGGCTTCGTGATCGACGGTGAAGCTCACGGTCCAATGAAATCAACAACTGTGTGTCAATTGCACATGAGAAACTTCAACGACGGTGCGGTTCTAACTATCGAACCATTCCGCGCGCAAGCTTTCCCGGTGATCAAAGACTTGATGGTAAACAGATCTGCATTCGATCGCATTATCTCTGCTGGCGGTTATATTTCTGCTAACGTAGGTAACGCTGTTGATGCCAACGCGAACTTGGTTCCTAAGGCTGACGCTGATGAAGCAATGTCTTCTGCAACTTGTATCGGTTGTGGTGCGTGTGTGGCTGCTTGTAAAAATGCTTCTGCAGCATTGTTTACATCAGCAAAAATTTCGCACATGGCTTTGCTTCCACAAGGTCAAGTTGAAAGAAAAGATCGTGCACTTCGCATGGTTGCGCAAATGGATGCGGAAGGCTTCGGTGCTTGTACAACGACTGGTGCGTGTGAAGCAGCCTGCCCTAAAGAGATCCAATTGACGAACATCTCGCGCATGAACCGCGAATTCTTTGCTGCTTCAGCGACAAAACGTCCTAAGCACAAAGACGGCGGCGCAGGTTAA
- a CDS encoding TIGR02147 family protein: MEKTIFEFSHYRHFLRARLEAAGSRGSKASIAQAMGVQATYVSQVLQENAHLSLEQAEAANSFLKHTTQEAHFFLLLVQKDRAGTKTLRDYFQKQMDELLKARMVLTERLGKSQQLEEKDRSWYYASWIPSAVHIATTIPTLRTIDSLSSALQLPSEKILETLEHLERVGLVRKEGVEFHPGVQQIRLGNDSHHILKHHTNWRLQAMNSLEREKLNELHYSGVVSLSAQDVVRVKDLLLESIKNNINIIKESKEEELYCLTMDFFDLKR, from the coding sequence ATGGAAAAAACTATTTTTGAATTTTCACATTATAGACACTTTTTACGGGCTCGATTAGAGGCTGCTGGCAGTCGTGGTAGCAAGGCTTCGATTGCCCAGGCCATGGGTGTGCAAGCTACTTACGTATCACAAGTTCTGCAGGAAAATGCTCATTTAAGTTTAGAACAAGCTGAAGCCGCGAATAGTTTTTTAAAACATACAACTCAAGAAGCGCATTTCTTTTTATTGCTGGTGCAGAAAGATCGCGCGGGCACAAAAACTTTGCGCGACTATTTTCAAAAACAAATGGATGAGCTTTTAAAAGCGCGTATGGTTTTGACCGAGCGTTTAGGAAAGTCTCAACAGCTCGAAGAAAAAGATCGTAGTTGGTATTACGCAAGTTGGATACCCTCTGCCGTTCATATTGCGACGACAATTCCCACTCTACGCACTATCGATTCACTGTCTTCTGCCCTACAGCTTCCGAGCGAAAAAATTTTGGAGACGCTTGAGCATTTAGAGCGTGTCGGGCTTGTGCGCAAAGAAGGTGTCGAATTTCATCCTGGTGTTCAGCAAATTCGATTAGGCAACGATTCTCATCATATCTTAAAGCATCACACCAATTGGCGCTTACAAGCGATGAATAGTTTAGAACGCGAAAAGCTTAACGAGCTTCACTATTCGGGAGTGGTTAGTCTGTCTGCTCAAGATGTCGTGCGGGTGAAGGATCTGTTGTTAGAGTCGATTAAGAACAACATCAACATCATTAAAGAATCAAAAGAAGAAGAGCTTTATTGTCTAACAATGGACTTCTTCGACTTGAAACGCTGA
- a CDS encoding S8 family serine peptidase: protein MRGLMERASKVAALCLTLVAVNAFAAEPEAVPGEYIVKLKNNYAVSSVNIMSQQLGAYIKSTIPSQNIVVIKRPVFELTNSVVKTLSQNPMVDIVEPNFIYRINKVPNDPDFGKLWGMQNLGQKDSENKAGVAGVDIGAVQAWDIETGSKNTIVAVIDTGINYNHPDLKDNVWVNEVEKAGQAGVDDDNNGIVDDIYGANFVDAAKPTGNNLDDHGHGSHCSGTIGGHGDDGKGIVGVNWNVRIMGVKFLSKDGSGSLEGALKAVDYATSMGAKILSNSWGGGGYSETLKQAIQRSNDAGAIFIAAAGNESNNNDSNPTYPATYDVPNVLSVAAIDNRGQIASFSNYGKTSVHVAAPGVNIYSSITGSGYDSWSGTSMATPHVSGMAALLLSHEPNITGQEMKQRIIATSRPLAGIRGKVKAGFVNAYAMLTNTLPQPDPNDPSNWQTVSQSVASAHPYASKTNETYEVRVPGAKQIAVHFSTFDTERDYDKIQFYDATGKLVGTMSGKNDDSFGPVVEGEYVKMVFTSDDSVNRNGWEIDKAAWR, encoded by the coding sequence ATGAGAGGGCTTATGGAAAGAGCCTCTAAGGTTGCGGCACTATGCCTAACTTTAGTTGCAGTAAATGCGTTTGCAGCTGAACCGGAAGCAGTTCCAGGTGAGTACATCGTTAAATTGAAGAACAATTACGCTGTTTCTTCAGTCAACATTATGAGCCAACAACTTGGCGCATACATCAAATCAACTATCCCTAGCCAAAACATCGTTGTTATCAAACGCCCAGTGTTTGAACTAACTAACAGCGTAGTTAAAACTTTGTCGCAAAATCCAATGGTCGACATCGTTGAGCCAAACTTCATCTACCGCATCAACAAAGTTCCAAACGATCCTGATTTCGGTAAATTGTGGGGCATGCAGAATCTTGGTCAAAAAGATTCTGAAAACAAAGCAGGTGTTGCTGGTGTAGATATCGGTGCAGTTCAAGCATGGGATATCGAAACTGGTTCTAAAAACACAATCGTTGCTGTGATCGATACAGGTATCAACTACAACCATCCAGATCTTAAAGATAACGTTTGGGTGAATGAAGTTGAAAAAGCTGGTCAAGCTGGCGTGGACGACGACAACAACGGTATCGTTGACGATATCTACGGTGCAAACTTCGTTGATGCTGCAAAACCAACTGGCAACAACTTGGATGACCATGGTCACGGTTCACACTGCTCTGGTACTATCGGCGGTCACGGTGATGACGGCAAAGGTATCGTAGGTGTTAACTGGAATGTTCGCATCATGGGCGTTAAGTTCTTGAGCAAAGACGGTTCTGGTTCTTTGGAAGGCGCTTTGAAAGCTGTTGATTACGCAACTTCTATGGGTGCGAAAATCCTTTCAAACTCTTGGGGTGGCGGTGGCTACTCTGAAACTTTGAAACAAGCGATCCAACGTTCTAACGATGCAGGCGCGATCTTCATCGCAGCAGCTGGTAACGAATCAAACAACAATGATTCAAACCCAACTTACCCTGCAACTTACGATGTTCCAAACGTACTTTCAGTAGCAGCTATCGACAATCGTGGTCAGATCGCTTCTTTCTCGAACTACGGTAAAACATCAGTTCACGTAGCTGCTCCAGGTGTGAATATCTATTCATCAATCACTGGTTCTGGTTATGATTCTTGGTCTGGTACTTCAATGGCGACGCCACACGTATCTGGTATGGCAGCGTTGTTGTTGTCTCATGAGCCAAACATCACTGGCCAAGAGATGAAACAAAGAATCATCGCAACTTCTCGCCCACTAGCTGGTATCCGCGGAAAAGTTAAAGCAGGTTTCGTAAACGCCTACGCAATGTTGACGAACACTTTGCCACAACCTGATCCAAACGATCCTTCTAACTGGCAAACAGTTTCTCAAAGTGTAGCTTCAGCTCATCCTTACGCTAGCAAAACTAATGAGACTTATGAAGTTCGTGTTCCAGGTGCAAAACAAATCGCAGTTCACTTCTCTACATTCGATACAGAAAGAGACTACGATAAAATCCAGTTCTACGATGCAACTGGTAAGCTTGTTGGCACAATGAGCGGCAAGAATGATGATTCATTCGGTCCAGTAGTAGAAGGTGAATACGTTAAAATGGTATTCACATCAGACGATTCAGTAAACCGTAACGGTTGGGAAATCGACAAAGCTGCTTGGAGATAA
- a CDS encoding DUF4383 domain-containing protein, whose amino-acid sequence MEPQIEPQRPSRPQQPQQPRSQRPQNSSPNQQQRQFRKSSEAVAHLPVVRRSYAREVSVVFGITFLVVGLLGFVIPYFLNGHWSYLHNVIFLVAGAMAVWFGVRSELAARRFAYIAGAFFTIMGLLGYIGGVPGEATIANPVRDDFMWNFIPGVLELGSADHSIHLIAGVILLIGAAMKFKSRARRDILDT is encoded by the coding sequence ATGGAACCACAAATAGAACCGCAACGTCCGTCGAGACCGCAACAGCCGCAGCAACCGCGCAGTCAACGACCACAAAATTCTTCACCTAATCAACAACAGCGTCAGTTCAGAAAATCTTCTGAAGCTGTCGCGCATCTTCCTGTCGTAAGAAGAAGTTACGCACGCGAAGTCAGTGTTGTTTTTGGAATTACTTTTTTAGTCGTTGGACTTTTAGGCTTCGTGATTCCTTATTTTCTAAATGGCCACTGGAGCTATCTGCACAACGTGATTTTCTTAGTCGCAGGTGCCATGGCCGTCTGGTTTGGCGTTAGAAGCGAGCTCGCAGCTAGAAGATTTGCATACATCGCAGGTGCTTTCTTCACCATCATGGGATTACTAGGTTACATTGGTGGCGTTCCAGGTGAAGCCACAATCGCAAATCCAGTGCGGGATGATTTCATGTGGAACTTTATCCCTGGAGTGTTGGAGCTGGGTTCAGCCGATCACTCGATTCATCTGATCGCGGGAGTGATTTTACTTATCGGTGCTGCGATGAAATTCAAATCGCGCGCAAGAAGAGATATTCTCGACACGTAA
- a CDS encoding alpha/beta fold hydrolase — protein MQTTPVTTGYFESFDGTSMYYEVHGEGEALVLINGIACPINHWHYQIEYFSRHYKVIAFDLRGHYRSQALGDHNNLNMDSLGNDIIKLLEHLKIKKAHFAGHSFGAPILLHLHEMKPSLVKSLIFINGFAKNPIKGMFGLDVVEPFFYFMKAQYQKQPDLWSTLWKLAVDNPMSMYLAALAGGFNLRVTHFKDIEVYTRSVARMNLDVFLTLFEELMKYDGEHVLEQVEAPTLIIAGEKDMVTPMRFQYHFKEKIKHSEFVLVPYGSHCTQLDFPDYTNLKIEKFLASVK, from the coding sequence ATGCAAACAACTCCGGTCACCACAGGTTATTTTGAAAGTTTCGACGGCACTTCGATGTATTACGAAGTGCACGGCGAGGGTGAAGCATTGGTGTTGATTAACGGGATCGCATGCCCCATCAATCACTGGCATTATCAGATCGAATATTTTTCGCGTCACTACAAAGTCATCGCCTTCGATTTGCGTGGTCACTATCGCAGCCAAGCTTTAGGTGATCACAACAACTTGAATATGGATTCGCTTGGTAATGACATCATCAAATTGCTAGAACATTTGAAAATTAAGAAAGCGCATTTCGCTGGTCACAGCTTCGGCGCGCCGATCTTGTTACACTTGCACGAGATGAAACCGTCGCTAGTAAAATCTTTGATCTTCATCAACGGCTTCGCAAAAAATCCGATCAAAGGCATGTTCGGTCTTGATGTCGTTGAGCCGTTTTTCTATTTCATGAAAGCGCAATATCAAAAGCAGCCCGATCTGTGGAGTACTCTGTGGAAATTGGCTGTTGATAATCCGATGTCGATGTACCTAGCGGCACTCGCTGGCGGTTTTAATTTACGTGTGACTCATTTCAAAGACATCGAAGTTTACACTCGCAGTGTTGCGCGCATGAATTTGGATGTGTTCTTAACTTTATTTGAAGAGTTGATGAAGTACGACGGTGAACACGTTTTAGAACAAGTGGAAGCGCCGACGTTGATTATCGCTGGTGAAAAGGACATGGTCACACCGATGCGTTTTCAATATCACTTCAAAGAGAAAATCAAACACTCGGAATTCGTGCTTGTGCCTTACGGCTCCCATTGCACACAATTAGATTTTCCTGATTATACAAATTTGAAAATTGAAAAATTCTTGGCTTCGGTGAAATAA
- a CDS encoding FHA domain-containing protein has protein sequence MATFIEIIEGANEGSRMQVSEGMTLGRSKADIVIKDPKVSGTHAEIALNNKGQLVLVDLESSNGIHISGRRVKKVTLLPGVIFEVGRTVFKVITVEEEQAINFEIFVTWRSILGQKLTETPIADEEVKIKPESFSPAVKLSFIQGIQTDEEIILGYGPRKAGSDSLDIELLDEDAPREAFELHPGPGMVELKIKAPGRVSLNNKSVESEMLKDGDLISFGTSLIKVSYL, from the coding sequence ATGGCTACGTTTATTGAGATCATCGAAGGTGCAAATGAAGGTTCGCGGATGCAAGTCTCTGAGGGGATGACCCTGGGGCGTAGCAAAGCGGATATCGTTATCAAAGACCCCAAAGTGTCGGGGACTCACGCTGAGATCGCATTAAACAACAAAGGGCAGCTGGTTCTGGTCGATTTAGAGTCATCTAATGGGATCCACATCAGTGGTCGCCGTGTGAAGAAAGTGACGTTATTACCAGGGGTTATCTTCGAGGTCGGTCGCACTGTGTTTAAAGTGATCACCGTCGAAGAAGAGCAAGCCATTAACTTCGAAATCTTCGTTACGTGGCGCAGCATTCTGGGGCAAAAGCTTACGGAAACTCCCATTGCCGATGAAGAAGTTAAGATAAAACCCGAAAGTTTTTCGCCTGCGGTGAAGCTGTCCTTCATTCAGGGCATCCAAACTGATGAGGAAATTATTTTAGGGTACGGCCCTCGCAAAGCGGGTTCGGACTCTTTGGATATCGAGCTGTTGGATGAGGACGCGCCTCGGGAAGCTTTTGAACTTCATCCTGGTCCCGGCATGGTAGAGTTAAAAATCAAAGCTCCCGGCCGTGTTTCCCTAAATAATAAATCTGTAGAATCCGAAATGCTTAAAGATGGAGACTTGATTTCTTTCGGTACAAGCCTGATTAAAGTGTCTTATCTGTAA
- the rpsF gene encoding 30S ribosomal protein S6: MTKQPYEVVVLMHPDATLEDQKELFKKNKATIEGFKGSVNSLETWGKRTLATPIGKLKKAVYFHSTFEADTQAIAELERTMRINDKVLRFMHTRLDERVSLAKFMEGFKKGLAESAAREKEREAKIQARKAAFAAAKAERAERGE, from the coding sequence ATGACAAAACAACCGTATGAAGTTGTTGTACTAATGCATCCAGATGCAACTCTTGAAGATCAAAAAGAGCTTTTCAAAAAGAACAAAGCCACTATCGAAGGCTTCAAAGGTTCTGTGAACTCTCTTGAGACTTGGGGTAAAAGAACTCTTGCCACTCCAATTGGCAAATTGAAGAAAGCAGTTTACTTCCACTCTACATTCGAAGCTGACACACAAGCTATCGCTGAGTTGGAACGTACAATGCGTATCAACGATAAAGTTCTTCGTTTCATGCATACTCGCCTAGATGAGCGCGTATCTTTGGCTAAATTCATGGAAGGCTTCAAAAAAGGTCTTGCTGAATCTGCTGCTCGTGAAAAAGAGCGCGAAGCTAAGATCCAAGCTCGTAAAGCTGCGTTTGCTGCTGCTAAAGCAGAGCGCGCTGAGCGTGGTGAGTAG
- a CDS encoding DUF2232 domain-containing protein has protein sequence MKKIASPQKFITISSLSILLSMVTVIFGAPLLRVLRKAYGPWAFWILGLLVTGAAWLLNAQPLALFVGSVWMTLGAYNELEQKGFGWWQSGMMAVLLGTGAACISVYGAFKVNGINTYAEVQKLFEQFADKVQQTNPAVKLDPTVMLQQVPSAIVILLILALGVGLIFERRVFSWLNLPREKIASQLKLLEYRVPDYFIWVAMIAFLLTMVSFGGKAIAILAVNIVNIALVLYFFQGVAVLEVFLSSMKVGTFTRVLTYIILVGQLLIILSFVGLIDYWLDLRGRIRRMMIAKSS, from the coding sequence ATGAAGAAGATCGCTAGCCCACAGAAATTCATCACAATTTCATCTCTTTCGATTTTGTTGTCGATGGTGACTGTGATTTTTGGCGCTCCTCTTCTTCGTGTTTTGCGCAAGGCTTACGGTCCATGGGCCTTTTGGATTCTTGGACTGTTAGTGACAGGGGCTGCGTGGCTCCTCAACGCTCAACCTCTTGCTCTTTTCGTTGGCTCCGTTTGGATGACTTTAGGCGCATACAACGAACTAGAACAAAAAGGATTTGGGTGGTGGCAATCCGGCATGATGGCCGTGCTACTAGGAACCGGTGCTGCATGCATCAGTGTCTATGGCGCTTTCAAAGTGAACGGTATTAACACGTACGCTGAAGTTCAAAAGTTGTTTGAACAATTCGCGGACAAGGTTCAACAAACGAATCCTGCTGTGAAATTGGATCCAACTGTGATGCTACAGCAAGTTCCATCAGCCATCGTCATTCTTTTAATTTTGGCGTTAGGTGTGGGACTCATTTTTGAGAGAAGGGTTTTTTCGTGGCTCAATTTGCCCCGCGAGAAAATTGCCTCTCAGCTCAAGTTGTTAGAATATCGTGTGCCTGATTATTTTATTTGGGTAGCGATGATCGCCTTCCTTCTAACAATGGTGAGTTTTGGCGGTAAGGCCATTGCCATCCTCGCAGTGAATATTGTGAACATAGCACTTGTTCTCTATTTCTTTCAGGGTGTGGCGGTGTTGGAAGTATTTCTGAGTTCGATGAAGGTTGGTACTTTCACTCGAGTTCTGACGTACATAATCTTGGTCGGCCAGCTGCTTATTATTTTAAGCTTTGTTGGTTTGATCGATTACTGGCTCGATCTTAGAGGTCGCATTCGTCGAATGATGATTGCTAAGAGCAGCTAG
- the rplI gene encoding 50S ribosomal protein L9 has translation MKVILQKDVKDVGRVGELVNVSEGFARNFLFPRKLAAEATEKRVKEYEHLKRVADAKKKKAIAERQALLAKINNTTVTFKMQAGADSDKLFGTVTTTDISKELQKAGHSVDRRDIHLEEPIKVLGQHKAVVRYAEGLEAKIQISVERA, from the coding sequence ATGAAAGTTATTCTTCAAAAAGACGTTAAGGATGTAGGCCGTGTTGGTGAGTTGGTGAACGTTTCTGAAGGTTTCGCAAGAAACTTCTTGTTCCCACGCAAATTGGCTGCTGAAGCAACTGAAAAACGCGTAAAAGAATACGAACACTTGAAACGCGTTGCTGATGCTAAGAAGAAAAAAGCGATCGCTGAGCGCCAAGCTCTTCTTGCTAAAATCAACAACACAACTGTTACGTTCAAAATGCAAGCTGGTGCAGACTCTGACAAGCTTTTCGGTACAGTTACTACAACTGATATCTCTAAAGAGCTTCAAAAAGCTGGTCACTCAGTTGATCGTCGCGACATCCACTTGGAAGAGCCAATCAAAGTATTGGGTCAACACAAAGCGGTTGTACGTTACGCTGAAGGTTTGGAAGCTAAGATCCAAATCTCTGTTGAGCGCGCATAG
- a CDS encoding trypsin-like serine protease, translating to MIFNKALTSLAFVLFAAIGVSCSPHQYQTHTAVSGDAQGILGGDTVASDDPVARSTVAVLVTVLSSVDQNMTQYLCAGVIIRANAILTAAHCAPKSDETHQVRIYVVFSKDLNDLGDKDVRNVINQVVHPDFAKKQGPHGEDSHDLAILKYTGTLPLTYRPALIIPNDNILTCGTRVTLAGFGLSDLVSSTSDNLLRSVELPYGQKFGDSEIIFDQSNGFGACHGDSGGPAFVNYNGTYLLWGIISRGVGPNDCLSYGVVSKLTAQASFIKDALKQMGLN from the coding sequence ATGATTTTCAACAAGGCGCTGACATCGCTAGCATTCGTTTTATTTGCTGCGATTGGTGTATCTTGTTCCCCTCATCAATACCAAACACACACGGCGGTTTCTGGCGACGCTCAAGGCATCTTGGGTGGTGATACTGTTGCCTCTGATGATCCAGTTGCTCGTTCAACGGTTGCGGTTCTGGTGACAGTGTTAAGTTCTGTCGATCAAAACATGACTCAGTATTTGTGTGCTGGTGTGATCATCCGTGCGAATGCGATTTTGACAGCTGCCCACTGTGCTCCGAAAAGTGATGAGACTCATCAAGTTCGTATCTATGTCGTATTCAGCAAAGACTTAAATGATCTTGGTGATAAAGATGTGCGCAACGTGATCAATCAAGTCGTGCATCCTGATTTCGCAAAAAAACAGGGACCTCACGGTGAAGATTCTCATGATCTTGCGATCTTGAAGTATACAGGCACTTTGCCGCTTACTTATCGTCCCGCTCTTATTATCCCGAACGATAATATTTTAACGTGTGGCACACGCGTGACTCTTGCTGGCTTTGGCTTAAGTGATTTGGTTTCATCGACAAGCGATAATCTTCTTCGCTCGGTAGAACTGCCATATGGTCAGAAGTTTGGTGATTCAGAAATTATTTTTGATCAAAGCAATGGCTTTGGCGCTTGCCACGGCGATTCGGGCGGCCCGGCATTTGTGAACTACAACGGTACTTATTTGTTGTGGGGAATTATCAGCCGTGGAGTAGGTCCTAATGACTGTCTATCTTACGGCGTCGTTTCTAAACTGACAGCGCAAGCTTCATTTATCAAAGATGCGCTGAAACAGATGGGTTTGAATTAA